One Mesorhizobium loti genomic window carries:
- a CDS encoding prolipoprotein diacylglyceryl transferase, with protein MNEYFLLPLASLPFPNINPILIQIGPLAVHWYGIGYIVGILFAWWYAKRLAANPKLWPDGILPMKPEDLDDFIVWAAIGVVLGGRTGYVLFYDLARYIAHPLDIFAVWQGGMSFHGGLLGVILAMTLFSIKRGVRTWSLFDVVAAGVPVGLGLVRVANFINSELWGRPTDVPWAIEFPNGGPFTRHPSQLYEALLEGLVLFLVLRILTHSRLKLKTPRFVGGAFICGYGLSRIFVEFFREPDQQLGYLLGTNWLTMGMILSTPMVLAGIWAMATAKPVTQGQPQAT; from the coding sequence TTGAACGAATATTTCCTGCTGCCGCTGGCCTCGCTGCCCTTCCCCAACATCAACCCGATCCTCATCCAGATCGGGCCTCTGGCGGTGCATTGGTACGGCATCGGCTACATCGTCGGCATCCTGTTTGCCTGGTGGTACGCCAAGCGGCTAGCCGCCAACCCGAAACTATGGCCCGACGGCATCCTGCCGATGAAGCCGGAAGACCTCGACGATTTCATCGTCTGGGCAGCGATCGGCGTCGTGCTTGGCGGCCGTACGGGCTACGTGCTGTTCTACGACCTGGCGCGCTACATAGCGCATCCACTCGACATCTTCGCGGTCTGGCAAGGCGGCATGTCGTTTCATGGCGGCCTGCTCGGTGTCATCCTCGCCATGACGCTGTTTTCCATCAAGCGCGGCGTCCGCACCTGGTCGCTGTTCGATGTCGTGGCCGCCGGCGTGCCGGTTGGGCTCGGCCTGGTGCGCGTCGCCAACTTCATCAATTCCGAGCTTTGGGGCCGGCCGACCGACGTGCCCTGGGCAATAGAATTCCCCAATGGCGGCCCCTTTACCCGCCATCCGAGCCAGCTCTACGAAGCCCTGCTCGAGGGCCTGGTGTTGTTCCTGGTCCTGCGCATCCTCACCCATTCGCGCCTCAAGCTGAAGACGCCGCGCTTCGTCGGCGGCGCCTTCATCTGCGGCTATGGCCTGTCGCGCATCTTCGTCGAGTTCTTCCGCGAACCCGACCAGCAGCTCGGCTATCTCCTCGGCACCAACTGGCTGACCATGGGCATGATCCTGTCGACGCCGATGGTGCTGGCCGGCATCTGGGCGATGGCTACAGCCAAGCCGGTGACGCAAGGACAGCCGCAGGCGACATGA